A genome region from Megalobrama amblycephala isolate DHTTF-2021 linkage group LG16, ASM1881202v1, whole genome shotgun sequence includes the following:
- the LOC125248174 gene encoding gastrula zinc finger protein XlCGF8.2DB-like isoform X1: MYCILGTWKSVFKESGISGGVSSDLRSAAVKMVFVKEESEEDMNEPESWRIKHEEQGGLVKVKEEREDLMEVEEKHQHQKDHDVPGEESVSCSIQKTEVKKPFSCSQCEKTFQHKRSLKKHMLIHIRINAFSCSQCGKSFTHKSYLNEHLVTHSSVKPFSCSQCGKTFARKFHLKTHMLIHARIKPFSCFQCGNSFAQKGCLENHMLVHTGIKPFVCSQCGKGFTRKKSLENHMLVHTGIKPFNCSQCGKSFTEKGSLKTHMLIHTGIKAFSCSQCGKSFTFKKNLKEHLVTHSSVKPFSCSQCGKSFTEKGSLNKHMLIHTGIKPFSCSQCGKSFTQKGSLKAHMLVHSGIKPFVCSQCGKSFTCKRGINRHMSIHTGETPYVCHM; the protein is encoded by the exons ATGTATTGCATACTGGGCACTTGGAAATCAG TCTTCAAGGAATCAGGGATATCTGGAGGAGTATCATCTGATCTGAGATCTGCTGCTGTGAAGATGGTGTTtgttaaagaggagagtgaggAGGACATGAATGAACCAGAATCCTGGAGAATAAAACACGAGGAACAaggag GATTGGTGAAAGTGAAAGAGGAAAGAGAAGATCTGATggaagtggaggagaaacatcagCATCAGAAAGATCATGACGTCCCTGGAGAAGAATCAGTGAGTTGCAGCATTCAAAAAACAGAAGTCAAAAAGCCTTTCAGCTGCTCTCAGTGTGAAAAAACTTTCCAACATAAAAGAAGCCTTAAGAAGCACATGCTAATTCATATCAGGATAAATGCTTTcagctgctctcagtgtggaaagagttttacacaTAAATCATACCTTAATGAACATTTAGTAACTCACAGTTCAGTAAAGCCTTTcagctgctctcagtgtggaaaaacTTTCGCACGCAAATTTCACCTTAAGACtcacatgttaattcatgctagaaTAAAGCCTTTCAGCTGCTTTCAGTGTGGAAatagttttgcacaaaaaggaTGCCTTGAGAATCACATGTTAGTTCATACTGGAATAAAGCCTTTCgtctgctctcagtgtggaaagggtTTCACACGCAAAAAAAGCCTTGAGAATCACATGTTAGTTCATACTGGAATAAAGCCTTTCAACTgttctcagtgtggaaagagtttcacagaaAAAGGAAGCCTTAAGACGCATATGTTAATTCATACCGGAATAAAGGCTTTcagctgctctcagtgtggaaagagttttacatttaaaaaaaatcttaaagaaCATTTAGTTACTCACAGTTCAGTAAAGCCTTTcagctgctctcagtgtggaaagagtttcacagaaAAAGGAAGCCTTAATAAGCACATGTTAATTCACACTGGAATAAAGCCCTTcagctgctctcagtgtggaaagagcttcacaCAAAAAGGAAGCCTTAAGGCTCACATGTTAGTTCATTCTGGAATAAAGCCTTTCgtctgctctcagtgtggaaagagtttcacctGTAAAAGGGGAATTAATAGACACATGAgcattcacactggagagacgCCTTATGTGTGTCATATGTGA
- the LOC125248295 gene encoding gastrula zinc finger protein XlCGF57.1-like, translated as MAAASVFLPGFRHQCGLVKVKEERKDLIEVEEKHQHQKDHDVPGEESMSCSIQKKEVKKPFSCSQCEKTFTRKSSLKDHMMTHARIKSFSCSQCGKSFTRKGSLKKHMLIHTGIKAFVCSQCGKSFTLKTLLTEHLETHSSVKPFSCSQCGNTFTRKRSLKRHMLIHTGIKAFVCSQCGKSFTLKTLLTEHLETHSSVKPFSCSQCGKTFTCKGSLKRHMLIHTGIKAFSCSQCGKSFTHKTYLNEHLVTHSSVKPFSCSQCGKTFTCKGSLKRHMLIHTGIKPFSCSQCGKSFVHKDNLKIHMLIHTGIKAFVCSQCGKSFTHKGSLEKHMLIHTGLKAFSCSQCGKSFTHKTTLNEHLVTHSSVKPFSCSQCGNTFTRKTSLETHIRIHTGIKPFSCSQCGKSFTCKRGINTHMSIHTGETPYACHV; from the coding sequence GTTTGGTGAAAGTGAAAGAGGAAAGAAAAGATCTGAttgaagtggaggagaaacatcagCATCAGAAAGATCATGACGTCCCTGGAGAAGAATCAATGAGTTGCAGCATTCAAAAAAAAGAAGTCAAAAAACCTTTCAGCTGCTCTCAGTGTGAGAAAACTTTCACACGTAAAAGCAGCCTTAAGGATCACATGATGACTCATGCTAGAATAAAGTCTTTcagctgctctcagtgtggaaagagttttacacGTAAAGGAAGCCTTAAGAAGCACATGTTAATTCATACCGGAATAAAGGCTTTTgtctgctctcagtgtggaaagagttttacacttaaAACACTCCTTACTGAACATTTAGAAACTCACAGTTCAGTAAAGCCTTTCAGCTGCTCTCAATGTGGAAACACTTTCACACGTAAACGAAGCCTTAAGAGGCACATGTTAATTCATACCGGAATAAAGGCTTTTgtctgctctcagtgtggaaagagttttacacttaaAACACTCCTTACTGAACATTTAGAAACTCACAGTTCAGTAAAGCCTTTcagctgctctcagtgtggaaaaacTTTCACATGTAAAGGAAGCCTTAAGAGGCACATGTTAATTCATACCGGAATAAAGGCTTTcagctgctctcagtgtggaaagagtttcactcatAAAACATACCTTAATGAACATTTAGTAACTCACAGTTCAGTAAAGCCTTTcagctgctctcagtgtggaaaaacTTTCACATGTAAAGGAAGCCTTAAGAGGCACATGTTAATTCATACCGGAATAAAGCCTTTcagctgctctcagtgtggaaagagtttcgtACATAAAGATAACCTTAAAATTCACATGTTAATTCATACCGGAATAAAGGCTTTCgtctgctctcagtgtggaaagagcttcacaCATAAAGGAAGCCTTGAGAAGCACATGTTAATTCATACCGGACTAAAAGCTTTcagctgctctcagtgtggaaagagttttacacaTAAAACAACCCTTAATGAACATTTAGTAACTCACAGTTCAGTAAAGCCTTTcagctgctctcagtgtggaaacacTTTCACACGTAAAACAAGCCTTGAGACTCACATTAGAATTCATACCGGAATAAAGCCTTTcagctgctctcagtgtggaaagagtttcacctGTAAAAGGGGAATTAACACTCACATGAgcattcacactggagagacgCCTTATGCGTGTCATGTGTGA